The Microthrixaceae bacterium nucleotide sequence ACATGGCCCCCAAGGATCGCTTGCCTGGTGGCGGCAACCGCCGACATCCATCTGGTTCCGCTCAGGCTGGCAGCCCGCTCCAGCGTGCCGTCCAAGCTGTACACGATCCTGGCGGCCGGGAGGCGGTGGTGGCCTCGGTAGACCCTGGCACCGAAGGTGGCCAACTTACAGTCGATGCGGCCGGGGCCGGGATCACAGTTTGCACGCCAGGGGACCCCGAAGCCTTCACCAAGGCCATCGGCCAACTGGTCCAGAACCCGGCCGAAGCCCGGGCCATGGGCGAACGAGGCCGGGAATTCGTGGAGGGTTGGGCATCCCCGGCTGCGGTGGCTCAGGCCTATAAGGCACTGTTCGACGAGAACTGCAGCGCTGACTCGGGA carries:
- a CDS encoding glycosyltransferase, whose translation is MASVDPGTEGGQLTVDAAGAGITVCTPGDPEAFTKAIGQLVQNPAEARAMGERGREFVEGWASPAAVAQAYKALFDENCSADSGGGVRPSSVAGL